The nucleotide sequence ttgaaggcagcatccTGTGCTTTCAATTCTGTGATATTTGAGCTAAAATATACAGAGACGTCTCAAATGATTTTGTGTAGATACAGGTTTTTGACAACGTTTTCCAATTAGGATTCTAGCAAGAAACTATTgtagtaattataaatattaaacaaatgcattttcatGACTTGAgcagtagatggcagcagaaaGCCAGTCACAATCAGAACATTTAGGAGGTTATCAGACACACCATCAATGTTTCTAACAATCAGATTCAGACCCAGGAGCGAGTCTCACTCAACCTGAACACCTGAGGAGACTGTTTCAAGTGTTTCTCCTCCGCATAATTACACTGAATGTAAATATCTGAGTTTTTACAGGCCACTGTATGAAACAATAACTCCTTTTTAGGAAATACTGGGTAAAAGAAATCCTATAGAGTAGAAGAGATAATTTGctcataaataataaatctttacTCGTTGCTAGAGCACTTAACATCAGTGTGTGACTCTCAGAGGAGAGGACTTGTGTGATTTTGAGTGTACAGAGCTGAACTTCCTCCTGCTTTATACTAGCACAACTTCTCACATTTCTACGACAATCATCTCTTCTGAGTGAAACCAGAAATATGATTTATGTGTATAAAGTATTTGCTGTGTGTATAATATGCTGTGAAAGCTGGTCAGTAGATGAACAGAGCAGCAGATCATTCTCTCTTTTATTTAGATCATAAGTGCGTAAAGGGATGTGGTTTGTGGGCAGAAACACAACTGCTGCTGTTTATGTGTAGATGAAGGACACTTCACATAAAAACTCAAGACACCATGGACATGTGATCAAAAGATTGTGTTTTAAACCTGGGCGGACGGTAAATGTTTTAAGTGCACTGAAGGAAAATGCTCGTCAGTAATCGGTTATCTTTGATTCTGCTCATTTTCTGTGGTAAGTCAGACTTCAGTTTGTCTTctgtttgtctttgtttcttATTAAAATCAAACTTCATGCCGCTCTTGttctccaggtgtgtttggtgtggaGACAGATGAAATCAAGACGATATCAGTGAAGACGGGAGATTGTGTAGTATTACATACTGGTGTTCGTGAGATTAACAGAGAAAAGCAGATACTGTGGCTGTTTGGAGCTGAGGATCCAGACACTCTCACTGCTGAAATCTACAAGCTGAGCATCTCTATATATGACACTTATGAGGGACTTAAAGACAGACTGCAGATGGACCAGCAGACGGGATCTCTCACCATCAGAAACATCACAACCAGTCACTCTGGACTTTATACGGCACAGATTATGAACTCAATGACCACAtttaaaagattcagtgttatgGTTTATGGTGAGTCACACTATCAGTTTCAATCGTTCCTCTTATATACTGGAAAATGCTctgaatgctgcatttatttgtgtttttgagaaagaaTATATTAAGATTTATTTCCCTGTTATTTTAAAGGCCCTGTCTCGTTGCCTGTCATTGAGAGCAGCTCACAGGTCAGCGAGTGTCTGATATCTGGTGAGTTACACAAGAAAACACACCAGATATTGTTGCAATAGTATATTATTCAGATGATCCTGCATTGTGTGTATTTTCAGTTGATTATTCACTACTCTTTACTTAAAtgtaatacatattaaatatattccctTCTCATGTTttgattgtattaatattattactaaataatgATGTTTGTTTCATCTTCTGAATTTGGCTCTGTCTGTCATTTACTGTTTGACCAGTACAGAGTttaacaaacactcacacactcctggAGGTGTGTGTTAAAGTAACTAAATTAACTGCATATTAGCTCCAAAGGGAAAAGTACAATGTAGCAATCAACTAATCTGTTCATCCACTcaatattaattgtaattttataacACTTAGAAATGTTATTTTGATGGCCACAGAAAATCAGAAAGATCAGCTCTTTAAAGAAACTTTGTTTGCAAGCCGTGAACACAGAAATCAAACTCATGATATTGTGCAGAAAAGATTTATTGACTAAAACACTGACACATAACtagtctacacacacacaaacacacactcacccagAAATATGGAACAAGGGGAAGTGAAAGTATGAAACTGTTATATAAACGAGAAGAATACAGATGTGAGAAGAGTACGAGTCAGTTTAACACTTGAACACAAACCATCAGTGCTTTTGTAACAAAGAGACCACAGCTTCTGCTAAACCTGTGTTTAGTTTTAGTCTTCAATCTTCTCCCCACAAACAATAACTAATGGCCTTTTAAGTTCTGGCAAAATCATACCTCATGAGTTTGTCTTGACCAATGAAAACAGTGTAATTTTGGAGGGAAGAAGTTTCATTGGTTAAAAGCTGACTAATTTACATGATCAGAGTGGGCTGACAGTTTGGTGTcactttttatcttttcattaaGAGTCTTGTTGAAAGATGTGTAATAGCCCATTATTTAAGAAATTAAGAGATTAACATTTTGATATGAAACGCGAAATCTAATAATCaacttatattatatttatctgTCTGAAAACAAAACATGGTTCACCACCTGAATAAATAATATGAAGAACTTGGTCCATTTATGAAGATGATTGAGTCTAGATCTATATCTAGATGGTtgttttatgttgtgttttgGGCTCATTTGAATAgcatattcaatattttatacaatatacactcacctaaaggattattaggatcaccatactaatactgtgtttgaccccctttcatcttcagaactgctttaattctacgtggcattgattcaacaaggtgctgaaagcattcttaagagatgttggcccatattgataggatcgcATCTTTCAGTAGaaggagatttgtgggatgcacatcctgggcacgaagctcccgttccaccacatcccaaagatgctctattgggttgagatctggtgactgtgggggccattttagtacagtgaactcattgtcatgttcaaaaagccaatttgaaatgattcaagctttgtgacatggtgcattatcctgctggaagtagccatcagaggatgggtacatggtggtcataaagagatggacatggtcagaaacaatgctcaggtaggccgtggcatttaaacgatgcccaattggcacaaaggggcctaaagtgtgccaagaaaacatcccccacaccattacaccaccaccagcagcctgcacagtggtaacaaggcatgatggatccatgttctcattctgtttacgccaaattctgactctaccctctgaatgtctcaacagaaatcaaaactcatcagaccagacaacatttttccagtcttcaactgtccaattttggtgagctcatgcaaattgtagccttttttcctatttgtagtggagatgagtggtacccggtggggtcttctgctgttgtagctcatccgcctcaaggttgtgcgtgttgtggtttcacaaatgctttgctgcatacctcggttgcaACGAGtcattatttcagtcaaagttactcttctatcagcttgaatcattCGCCCATTCTCCtttgacctctagcatcaacaaggcattttcgcccacaggactgccgcatactggatgtttttctcttttcacaccattctttgtaaaccctagaaatggttgtgcgtgaaaatcccagtaactgagcagattgtgaaatactcagaccggcccgtcaggcaccaacaaccatgccacgctcaaaattgcttaaatcacctttctttcccattctgacattcagtttggagttcaggagattgtcttgaccaggaccacacccctgaATGCATTGAAGTAAcggccatgtgattggttgattagataattgcattaatgagaaattgaacaggtgttccttataatcctttaggtgagtgtattatAATTTTCAACTTTATATGACACAAAATTTTCATCTCAGTATTGTAAAACAATGTACTTTAGTTTGAGAGTAAGTATTAAGGTTCACTCTTTCATCAAGATCCACTCAATAAATTTAGAATAACACATTTAGAATAAATCCCAAAGCATCATATGCTGAAAACAGTATGTCTAAAGTCCCTATTTGGTCTATTATTTACATTAGATTTCCTAAGTGTGGATCCGTTCAAACCCCAACTAAAtcacagataaaaataaatataaacatgatgGAGTTGCAAGAGACGGACAGTTTAGAAGAGATGCCCTGAAAGTACTTTGATGCACAAAAGTATCTTCTTTTAGTGTATAGTATAAGTATAGAAGTCTTTATGTACTCAGCTTGTGTGTGAGTTAGCTCAGGGTTACTAAAAGAAGATCGACTGGACTCTTCACAGCTGTTTAGCCAAAGTAAGCAAGGTTCAGGGTTTATGTGACGGTACGTTAAACTTGCTTTCTGAAGCACAACCCTGATTGAACGGTAGGATTTGTTTGATAGCATGATGACTCAAAGTCAGTCTCTCTTCTTCATTTTTCTCTAGTGTTGCAGAAGTGTGCAGCTGCTTGTTTTGTTCCAGATGGAGGGTTTTCTTCTGCAGTGATGTGTTCAGCTGAGAATGGACCAGAAGTCTCTCTGTCATGGTTTAAAGGGAGAGAACGACTGAATCAGACCAGCAGTCCTGACCTCAGCGTCACTCTGTCTCTCCCGCTGGagataaaagacagaaataaTGACGTCTTTCATTGTGTGGCTGCTAATCCAGTCAGCAACAAGACGACACAATTCAGCTTCCAGGAACACTGTCCGCTAAATACAGGTTAAGTTCAATACCACACATCTCTTAATGTCATTCATGTTTTGTGTTCGCCAACAAAAGTAATGAATTACCTTTGATTATACAGATATGAATGCAAATTAATTAAAGCCCaatatgacaattctgtcatgaattattcaccctcatgttgttctaaacatgTGAGACGTCCAtttatctttgaaacacaaattaagatattttggatggagTTTGAGAGCTCTTTGTAGATAGCAGTGTAATTAACACGACCAACATCCAGAAACTTAGCAAGGAGATCGTTAAAATAATCCACATGATATCAagggttcaaccataattttacgaagctactagcgtatgcaaagaaaacaaaattacttGATTCAATATGTCTCCTCCACGCCTTTTTGG is from Carassius gibelio isolate Cgi1373 ecotype wild population from Czech Republic chromosome B22, carGib1.2-hapl.c, whole genome shotgun sequence and encodes:
- the LOC127987359 gene encoding hepatocyte cell adhesion molecule-like, with the protein product MLVSNRLSLILLIFCGVFGVETDEIKTISVKTGDCVVLHTGVREINREKQILWLFGAEDPDTLTAEIYKLSISIYDTYEGLKDRLQMDQQTGSLTIRNITTSHSGLYTAQIMNSMTTFKRFSVMVYGPVSLPVIESSSQVSECLISDGGFSSAVMCSAENGPEVSLSWFKGRERLNQTSSPDLSVTLSLPLEIKDRNNDVFHCVAANPVSNKTTQFSFQEHCPLNTDSSHSCGFTEAVIRLVISALVGVATVAVMFYDVRS